The following proteins are encoded in a genomic region of Zea mays cultivar B73 chromosome 9, Zm-B73-REFERENCE-NAM-5.0, whole genome shotgun sequence:
- the LOC103638962 gene encoding translocase of chloroplast 120, chloroplastic, producing MENGGGVREGRPEHRAGENGGVAAEEESVLKAATLAGEGNCVVAVEVWDEGDVPLGQDGGGDEAGEENRGPGEGAVESAVVTGDHQPLVTPNTRVAGQRGAEKWDEDDTPSFVDVEESFADDVNQDHVNENVMGQSFREYMVTSVLADREKERLDNDHNFFSNPGDKAEVAAHSGSEYEDVKGGTLAHQSKNHPGKSTEEIASSHSRPELVTNSAAEPAVVIEELDDSSSSDDENTATSAPPAQSSSGSSTSAQPSSAASARSTNGPSLISRPAGLGSSSSLSQPPARSVQQVRASRPAAVDKGTQEATESAEDDRDENDDIHEKLQMIRVKFLRLAGRLGQTSHNMVVSQVLYRLGLAEQLRRTANGTFSIDRAREMAERLEAAGNEPLDFSCTILVLGKTGVGKSATINSIFDDIRLDTNAFDSSTMKVQVVGTVEGIKVKVIDTPGLSCSSFEQHHNQKVLNSVKRLISRNPPDIVLYFDRLDMQSRDNGDVPLLQTITKVFGASVWFNAIVVLTHAASAPPDGQNGIPLSYEMFVTQRSHVVQQAIRQAAGDGRLMNPVSLVENHSACRTNRAGQRVLPNGQVWKPQLLLLCFASKVLAEANVLLKLQDSPIGKLSHTRIPPLPFLLSSLLQSRAPLKLPEEQFGGDDDDLEDDLADDSDSDDGSDCDDLPPFKRLTKAQLAKLNNEQRKAYLEELDYREKLFYRKQLKEESKHRKLMKKMAAEASARGTDFSNSNLEDDSNTPTNVSVPMPDMVLPSSFDSDYPTHRYRFLDTPSEWLIRPVLETQGWDHDVGYEGLNVERLFAVKGKVPLSVSGQLTKDKKDCSLQMEVASSIKHAEGKTTSFGLDLQSVGKDMAYTIRGESRFKNFRRNNTAAGISATLLGDSVSAGLKIEDKLIVNKQLRVLVSSGAMSGRGDVAYGGRLEAIRDKNYPIGRLLSTIALSVVDWHGDLAIGCNIQSQIPAGRASNLVGHANLSNKGTGQVGIRLNSSEHLEIALVALVPIFQNIMKLLQNYLESG from the coding sequence ATGGAGAACGGCGGCGGCGTCAGGGAAGGGCGCCCGGAGCATCGGGCGGGCGAGAACGGCGGAGTCGCCGCGGAGGAGGAATCCGTCTTGAAGGCAGCCACTTTGGCGGGTGAGGGCAATTGTGTTGTGGCGGTGGAGGTCTGGGATGAGGGGGACGTGCCGCTGGGGCAGGATGGTGGCGGAGATGAGGCTGGGGAAGAAAACCGGGGCCCCGGAGAAGGTGCAGTGGAGTCTGCGGTGGTGACGGGCGATCACCAGCCATTGGTGACGCCGAACACCAGAGTGGCCGGACAGCGTGGGGCAGAGAAGTGGGACGAGGACGACACTCCCAGTTTCGTAGATGTGGAGGAAAGTTTTGCTGATGATGTGAATCAAGACCATGTGAATGAGAATGTCATGGGGCAATCTTTCAGGGAGTACATGGTCACATCTGTTTTGGCTGATCGTGAAAAGGAGAGGTTAGACAACGACCACAATTTTTTTTCAAATCCTGGTGACAAGGCTGAGGTCGCTGCACATTCTGGGAGCGAGTATGAAGATGTAAAAGGTGGTACTTTGGCGCATCAAAGCAAAAATCATCCAGGGAAGAGCACAGAAGAGATTGCTTCCTCTCATAGCAGGCCAGAGTTGGTCACAAATTCTGCAGCTGAGCCTGCTGTTGTAATTGAGGAGTTGGATGACTCAAGCTCCTCAGATGATGAGAATACTGCGACCTCTGCTCCCCCTGCACAATCCTCAAGTGGGAGTTCTACATCTGCACAACCCAGCAGTGCTGCTTCTGCTCGTTCTACTAATGGTCCCTCTCTGATATCTCGTCCTGCTGGCCTTGGATCATCCTCTTCCCTATCGCAGCCTCCTGCCCGTTCTGTTCAACAGGTCCGTGCCAGCAGGCCAGCCGCTGTGGATAAGGGAACCCAGGAGGCTACTGAGTCTGCCGAGGATGATAGAGATGAGAATGATGATATCCATGAAAAACTTCAAATGATCCGGGTTAAGTTTCTTCGCCTCGCTGGCAGGTTGGGGCAAACATCTCATAACATGGTCGTTTCACAGGTTCTGTACCGGCTTGGGCTGGCAGAACAACTTAGAAGAACTGCTAATGGGACGTTTAGCATTGACCGTGCGAGAGAGATGGCAGAACGTCTTGAAGCTGCTGGAAATGAGCCCCTTGATTTTTCATGCACCATTTTGGTTCTTGGTAAAACTGGGGTCGGTAAGAGTGCTACCATTAATTCAATTTTTGATGATATCAGGTTGGATACAAATGCCTTTGATTCTAGTACTATGAAGGTTCAAGTAGTTGGTACGGTTGAGGGAATCAAAGTAAAAGTCATCGATACTCCTGGACTTTCCTGTTCATCTTTTGAACAACACCACAACCAGAAGGTTCTCAACTCTGTCAAGAGACTTATTAGCAGAAACCCTCCGGATATTGTTCTTTATTTTGATAGGTTGGATATGCAGAGCAGGGACAACGGTGATGTCCCTCTGCTGCAAACTATCACGAAAGTGTTCGGAGCATCGGTTTGGTTTAATGCCATTGTCGTGTTAACTCATGCTGCGTCTGCACCACCAGATGGGCAGAATGGAATTCCTCTGAGCTATGAGATGTTTGTCACCCAGAGATCTCACGTAGTGCAACAAGCTATAAGGCAAGCTGCTGGTGATGGACGTCTTATGAATCCGGTATCCCTAGTGGAAAACCACTCAGCATGCAGGACAAATAGAGCTGGCCAGAGGGTATTGCCAAATGGACAAGTCTGGAAGCCACAGCTATTGCTGCTTTGTTTTGCTTCAAAGGTGTTAGCAGAAGCCAATGTGCTTCTCAAGTTGCAGGATAGTCCCATTGGTAAACTTTCTCATACAAGGATTCCTCCATTGCCTTTCCTCCTCTCTTCCCTTCTTCAGTCTCGTGCCCCACTGAAGTTACCAGAGGAGCAATTTGGTGGTGATGATGATGATCTTGAAGACGATTTGGCAGACGATTCTGATTCAGATGATGGTTCGGATTGTGATGATTTACCTCCATTTAAGCGTCTCACAAAAGCTCAGCTTGCCAAGCTGAACAATGAGCAGAGGAAGGCCTACCTTGAGGAGCTAGATTACAGAGAGAAGTTGTTCTACCGAAAACAGCTGAAAGAGGAAAGCAAGCACCGTAAATTGATGAAGAAAATGGCAGCAGAAGCCAGTGCTCGAGGAACTGATTTCAGCAACAGCAACCTAGAAGATGATTCTAATACTCCAACTAATGTTTCTGTGCCCATGCCTGACATGGTACTACCCTCATCTTTTGATTCTGACTATCCTACCCATCGCTATCGTTTTCTGGATACACCAAGTGAATGGCTTATCAGACCTGTATTGGAAACCCAGGGCTGGGACCATGATGTTGGTTATGAGGGACTTAATGTTGAAAGGTTGTTTGCTGTAAAAGGTAAAGTTCCTCTATCCGTGTCTGGCCAGCTTACAAAAGACAAGAAGGATTGCTCCCTGCAAATGGAGGTTGCAAGTTCAATTAAGCATGCTGAGGGTAAGACTACTTCATTTGGGCTTGATTTGCAGTCTGTCGGCAAGGATATGGCATACACAATTCGTGGCGAATCGAGATTTAAGAACTTCAGGCGCAACAATACAGCTGCTGGGATATCTGCCACGCTTCTTGGGGACTCAGTATCAGCTGGTCTGAAGATTGAGGACAAACTGATAGTGAACAAGCAGCTCAGGGTCCTGGTTAGCAGTGGGGCCATGAGTGGGAGGGGAGATGTGGCCTATGGAGGCCGCCTCGAAGCAATAAGGGACAAAAATTACCCGATTGGGCGGTTGCTTTCAACTATCGCGTTGTCTGTTGTGGATTGGCACGGGGATCTGGCAATTGGCTGCAACATCCAGTCTCAGATCCCCGCTGGAAGAGCTAGCAACTTGGTTGGCCACGCCAATCTAAGCAACAAGGGGACTGGCCAAGTCGGGATTCGTCTGAACAGCTCGGAACATCTTGAGATCGCACTCGTTGCGCTCGTGCCGATATTTCAGAACATCATGAAGCTGTTACAGAATTACTTAGAATCCGGCTAG